A part of Pectinatus sottacetonis genomic DNA contains:
- the groES gene encoding co-chaperone GroES produces the protein MIKPLGDRIVIKVSEGDAKTASGIVLPDTAKEKPQEGEVVAVGSGKVFDNGQKVAPEVKVGDKIIFSKYAGTEIKVDGMNYLIVRESDILAIA, from the coding sequence ATGATTAAGCCCTTAGGCGACAGAATTGTAATTAAAGTTTCTGAAGGAGACGCAAAAACCGCTAGCGGTATCGTACTGCCAGATACAGCTAAGGAAAAACCACAAGAAGGTGAAGTGGTAGCTGTTGGCAGCGGTAAAGTTTTCGATAACGGACAAAAAGTTGCTCCAGAAGTAAAAGTAGGAGATAAAATTATTTTCTCAAAATACGCTGGAACTGAAATAAAAGTCGATGGTATGAATTACTTAATCGTTCGCGAAAGCGACATTCTTGCAATAGCTTAA
- a CDS encoding Cof-type HAD-IIB family hydrolase has protein sequence MGIKLFATDLDGTLLNSDDKISKRNADAVHAAIAAGIIVTFATGRMYCSAVKYAEKINMDVPLVTYNGALIKSTAGKVYNEEYISEDVVKAFVDYCAHKQWYLQVNSNDKLYFPTYLQRSADYEKSTGIKGETVGWHGLSEKTANVAKMLFVTDAYAQKDMREKLEAENGMICEMTHRFAGKVTLVRSKKGLIEVTSPMVSKANALRFLAKHFGFGMDEVMAIGDGNNDLPMLETAGKSAAMGNAAANIKAACDYVVDTNDNDGVAEALYKYVLL, from the coding sequence ATGGGAATAAAATTGTTTGCTACTGATTTGGATGGGACTTTATTAAATAGTGATGATAAAATTTCTAAACGAAATGCTGATGCGGTGCATGCTGCTATTGCTGCGGGAATAATTGTTACTTTTGCTACTGGCAGAATGTATTGTTCTGCCGTTAAATATGCTGAGAAAATCAATATGGATGTGCCGCTTGTGACTTATAATGGTGCGCTTATTAAATCTACGGCGGGAAAAGTGTATAATGAAGAATATATTTCCGAGGATGTTGTCAAAGCATTTGTTGATTACTGCGCACATAAACAATGGTATCTGCAGGTAAATAGTAATGATAAACTTTATTTTCCCACATATTTACAAAGATCAGCTGATTACGAAAAAAGTACGGGCATAAAGGGGGAAACAGTTGGCTGGCATGGATTAAGTGAAAAAACAGCAAATGTTGCTAAAATGTTGTTTGTTACAGATGCTTATGCACAGAAGGATATGAGGGAAAAATTAGAAGCCGAAAATGGTATGATTTGTGAGATGACACACAGATTTGCAGGAAAGGTGACACTTGTCAGATCGAAAAAAGGACTTATAGAAGTCACTAGCCCGATGGTTAGCAAAGCTAACGCTCTGCGCTTTTTAGCAAAACATTTTGGTTTTGGTATGGACGAAGTGATGGCTATAGGTGATGGTAATAATGATTTGCCTATGCTTGAGACAGCAGGAAAAAGCGCAGCAATGGGAAATGCTGCGGCCAATATTAAAGCAGCATGTGATTATGTTGTGGATACAAATGATAATGATGGTGTAGCTGAGGCTTTATATAAATATGTACTATTATAA
- the rapZ gene encoding RNase adapter RapZ, whose product MKEKDKFRLVIVTGMSGSGKTQACRNLEDLGYFCVDNLPPVFIPKFAELCIHSAGHVSKVVLVVDTRSREFFDTFVHILKQMDEENKPFELLFMEAADEVIIRRYKETRRRHPMAPNSRISEGISKERERLARVRNKATYIIDTSALQKSELKQKIVRLFGEICGDQMNINILSFGFKFGMPLDADMVLDVRFLPNPFYIEKMRHKSGAVPEVAEYIAKWPVTQQFIEKLDELINFLIPQYIKEGKSQLVIAIGCTGGMHRSVFIARHLFNLLKNRGYLANLEHRDLMKNDVHEHLQ is encoded by the coding sequence ATGAAGGAAAAAGATAAATTTCGTCTTGTTATTGTCACCGGCATGTCCGGCAGTGGAAAAACTCAGGCTTGTCGTAATTTGGAGGACCTAGGATATTTTTGTGTAGATAATCTTCCACCTGTGTTTATTCCTAAATTTGCTGAGCTTTGCATTCATTCGGCAGGACATGTGAGCAAAGTCGTGCTTGTTGTAGATACAAGAAGCCGTGAGTTTTTTGATACATTTGTCCATATACTGAAACAAATGGATGAGGAAAATAAACCATTTGAACTGTTATTTATGGAGGCTGCAGATGAAGTTATCATAAGAAGGTATAAAGAAACAAGACGCCGTCATCCTATGGCCCCAAATTCACGTATAAGTGAGGGAATCAGTAAAGAACGAGAACGGTTAGCCAGGGTACGCAATAAAGCTACTTATATAATAGATACATCGGCTTTGCAAAAAAGTGAACTAAAACAAAAAATAGTTCGTTTATTCGGTGAAATCTGTGGCGATCAAATGAATATAAATATTCTTTCCTTCGGTTTTAAGTTTGGAATGCCGCTGGATGCAGATATGGTACTTGATGTGAGATTTTTGCCTAATCCCTTTTATATAGAAAAAATGCGGCATAAAAGTGGTGCGGTACCGGAAGTAGCAGAATATATTGCCAAATGGCCTGTCACACAACAGTTTATAGAAAAACTGGATGAACTTATTAATTTTTTAATTCCACAATACATAAAAGAAGGAAAGAGTCAGCTGGTTATTGCTATTGGCTGTACTGGCGGGATGCATAGATCCGTTTTTATTGCCAGACACTTATTTAATTTATTAAAAAATCGCGGATATCTGGCAAATTTAGAACATCGTGATTTAATGAAAAATGATGTTCATGAACATCTTCAATAG
- a CDS encoding gluconeogenesis factor YvcK family protein: MHLLKWLYPGMRFKRWLFLFAIGVLLISIGLTIVFNYKYIDGIEEFIFRIAYTTTGTYNYTITNVVGILISLVGLVIMLIAMRMTIRSIITVLLPDNSDKLVDLIYEKRKLDKGPAITVIGGGTGLSVLLRGLKEVTNNVTAVVTVADDGGSSGRLRNEFGIIPPGDLRNCLVALADTEPLMEKLFQYRFEGDSELAGHSFGNLFIAAMTQVTGDVEKALMESSKVLAVRGKVFPASTAKIRLGATMTDGTVVEGESQIPLVHKRIKRVHISPSKVEPVPSAINAIKKADAIILGPGSLYTSIMPNFLVDKVAETVKKSKAIKIYICNVMTQPGETDKYTVSMHVRAIMEHAGIGSVDYVLVNDKPISASLQDFYAQKGQYPVVIDEEAIHDLGVGFVKADLVNETNVIHHDPEKLAHNIMQMVYGLKTDNKWQRKNDIRR; the protein is encoded by the coding sequence ATGCATCTTTTAAAATGGTTATATCCAGGCATGCGATTTAAGCGCTGGCTTTTTTTGTTTGCGATCGGTGTGCTTTTGATAAGCATAGGTTTAACTATTGTTTTTAATTATAAATATATTGACGGGATAGAAGAATTTATTTTTCGTATTGCGTATACGACTACAGGAACATATAATTATACGATAACAAATGTTGTTGGTATTTTGATTTCACTTGTTGGTTTAGTTATAATGCTGATAGCTATGCGAATGACTATAAGGTCAATTATTACTGTATTGCTACCGGATAATTCCGATAAGCTTGTCGATTTAATATATGAAAAGCGTAAGCTTGATAAAGGTCCGGCTATTACAGTTATCGGCGGAGGAACTGGTTTATCTGTATTGCTACGTGGGCTGAAAGAAGTAACTAATAATGTAACGGCTGTGGTCACCGTAGCAGATGATGGCGGATCCTCCGGCAGACTACGCAATGAATTTGGCATAATTCCTCCGGGTGACTTACGTAATTGTCTTGTAGCTCTAGCAGATACAGAACCGCTTATGGAAAAATTATTTCAATATCGGTTTGAAGGGGATAGTGAACTAGCCGGTCACAGCTTTGGCAATTTATTTATAGCAGCAATGACACAGGTAACTGGAGATGTTGAAAAAGCCTTAATGGAATCAAGTAAAGTTTTGGCAGTCAGGGGGAAAGTTTTTCCGGCAAGCACTGCTAAGATAAGATTGGGAGCCACAATGACCGATGGAACTGTTGTTGAAGGAGAATCCCAGATACCATTGGTACATAAAAGAATAAAGCGGGTTCATATTTCACCAAGCAAGGTGGAACCAGTACCTTCAGCAATAAATGCAATAAAAAAAGCAGATGCGATAATTTTAGGACCAGGCAGTTTATATACCAGTATCATGCCTAATTTTCTAGTTGATAAAGTAGCTGAAACTGTAAAAAAAAGTAAAGCTATAAAAATATATATATGCAATGTGATGACACAGCCGGGAGAAACTGATAAATATACAGTTTCTATGCATGTCAGAGCAATCATGGAACATGCGGGTATAGGCAGTGTTGATTATGTGCTGGTAAATGATAAACCCATATCCGCTTCTTTGCAAGATTTTTATGCGCAAAAAGGACAATATCCTGTTGTGATAGATGAAGAAGCTATCCATGATTTGGGAGTTGGCTTTGTCAAAGCAGATCTTGTGAACGAAACTAATGTTATTCATCATGACCCAGAAAAACTTGCCCATAATATTATGCAAATGGTATATGGATTAAAGACAGACAATAAATGGCAGCGGAAAAATGACATTAGGAGGTGA
- the whiA gene encoding DNA-binding protein WhiA: MPSFSAEVKNELAHFNETNICCIRAELSALLRMGASFVLNTKHHMGVNFTTENAAVGRRVLAFIKGLCIGEIRTELVVMRSRRLQKNNHYTIRVMPSKVTNKLLEELGFINGDGSGFNMGKDSALLSKYCCKEAYLRGAFLGGGSVNRPDAGYHLEFSTSNYEFSRQMLNLLNQFGFPIGTTTRKDNYVLYLKESEAIISFLRMIGAEQVLEEFESTRNLKEVRNQVNRLVNCETANLQKTVNAALRQVKNMTLLLKNINISDLPVVLQETAKARIDYPDASLSELAQILGVGKSGVNHRLRKLEMMALQLKECEKK; the protein is encoded by the coding sequence ATGCCTTCTTTTTCTGCAGAAGTTAAAAATGAATTAGCACATTTTAATGAAACAAATATTTGCTGTATACGTGCGGAATTATCTGCTCTGCTGCGTATGGGAGCATCATTTGTTTTGAATACTAAACATCACATGGGAGTAAATTTTACAACAGAAAATGCTGCTGTAGGAAGACGTGTCCTGGCTTTTATAAAGGGACTTTGTATTGGAGAGATAAGAACAGAGCTTGTAGTTATGCGGTCACGACGTTTACAAAAAAATAACCATTATACTATAAGAGTGATGCCTTCAAAGGTAACAAATAAATTACTTGAAGAATTAGGATTTATTAATGGTGATGGATCAGGTTTTAATATGGGTAAAGATAGTGCCCTGCTAAGCAAATACTGTTGCAAAGAGGCTTATTTGCGCGGAGCTTTTTTAGGAGGAGGATCTGTTAACCGGCCTGATGCTGGGTATCATTTAGAATTTTCGACTAGTAATTATGAATTTTCCCGACAGATGCTGAATTTGCTTAATCAGTTTGGTTTTCCTATAGGAACAACAACGCGTAAAGATAACTATGTACTTTATTTAAAGGAAAGTGAAGCTATTATAAGTTTTTTACGAATGATCGGTGCAGAACAAGTATTGGAAGAATTTGAAAGCACTCGCAATCTGAAAGAAGTACGAAATCAGGTCAATCGTTTGGTTAATTGTGAAACAGCTAATTTGCAAAAAACAGTAAATGCAGCACTGCGTCAGGTCAAAAATATGACACTGCTGCTAAAAAATATTAATATTAGTGATTTACCAGTTGTATTACAGGAAACGGCCAAAGCAAGAATAGATTACCCTGATGCTTCTCTTAGTGAACTAGCACAAATTCTAGGGGTAGGAAAATCAGGTGTAAATCATAGACTGCGAAAGTTAGAGATGATGGCACTTCAATTGAAAGAGTGTGAAAAAAAGTGA
- a CDS encoding polysaccharide deacetylase family protein — translation MEYHKVNDIDNDEYTISTKMFDKQLDYLSAHGYKTISLMDFVRAKKYGEKLPSKAVILTFDDGYEDNYTNVMPILKKHHMKETVFIIANYVGKKGYLTWNQLKEMQNTNFELGSHTANHIPLTTLSPSKINSEINLSKLLMEWRGLKTIYFFSYPNGAYNSTALKDLKKYGYLAAVTGNFGLNTFSTNPYLLQRTYIPRSRWGIFDFKLRILKSRLCSSFNINQHRQ, via the coding sequence TTGGAATATCATAAGGTCAATGATATTGACAATGATGAATATACTATATCGACGAAAATGTTTGATAAACAACTGGATTATTTATCAGCTCATGGGTATAAAACTATCTCATTGATGGATTTTGTGCGAGCCAAAAAATATGGCGAAAAATTACCGTCAAAAGCTGTTATTCTGACATTTGATGATGGATATGAAGATAATTACACAAATGTAATGCCAATCTTAAAAAAACATCATATGAAAGAGACAGTATTTATTATTGCCAATTATGTAGGAAAAAAAGGATACCTAACATGGAATCAGCTAAAAGAAATGCAAAATACCAATTTTGAACTGGGTAGTCATACAGCAAATCATATACCATTAACCACTTTGTCACCAAGTAAAATTAATAGTGAAATAAATTTATCAAAATTATTGATGGAGTGGAGGGGATTAAAAACAATATATTTCTTTTCCTATCCTAATGGAGCTTATAACAGCACCGCGTTAAAAGATCTTAAAAAATATGGCTATCTGGCAGCTGTGACAGGAAATTTTGGGCTTAATACGTTTTCAACAAATCCATATCTTTTGCAGAGAACTTATATTCCAAGATCACGCTGGGGAATCTTTGATTTTAAGCTGCGTATTTTAAAAAGCAGGTTATGCAGCAGTTTCAATATAAATCAGCATAGACAATAA